In Gouania willdenowi chromosome 24, fGouWil2.1, whole genome shotgun sequence, a single window of DNA contains:
- the stum gene encoding protein stum homolog isoform X2 translates to MAQKEGAAEQGRVKTDDSLGAKAMVGAPTAGGGVVVEVREKKGPLRAAIPTMPFPLAVICLFLNTFIPGLGTFISAFSVLCGAHCDLISERGVCCVFWLNVAAALIQILTAVIMVGWIMSIFWGMDMVILASLHLHTSF, encoded by the exons ATGGCACAGAAGGAGGGAGCAGCCGAGCAGGGCCGTGTAAAAACAGATGACAGCCTTGGGGCTAAAGCCATGGTTGGAGCCCCCACGGCAGGTGGAGGTGTGGTGGTGGAGGTGCGGGAGAAGAAGGGTCCTCTACGAGCGGCAATACCCACAATGCCATTCCCTCTGGCGGTTATCTGTCTTTTCCTGAACACCTTCATACCTGGACTGG GTACCTTCATCTCAGCCTTCTCTGTTCTGTGTGGAGCTCACTGTGATCTGATCTCAGAGCGAGGTGTGTGCTGTGTGTTCTGGCTCAACGTGGCAGCGGCTCTCATTCAGATCCTGACCGCCGTCATCATGGTGGGGTGGATCATGAGCATCTTCTGGGGAATGGACATGGTCATCCTCGCAA GTCTTCATCTTCACACAAGTTTCTGA
- the LOC114457982 gene encoding C-C motif chemokine 4-like → MKTLVIVLAFLLAFSSNTVLAQNSFGPSTCCFFFKNGPLKKANVISYTYTSSLCSMDGVLVKMRNGAEICVDPSMKWVKKIIEEKPMMP, encoded by the exons ATGAAGACCCTTGTCATCGTGCTAGCTTTCCTGTTGGCATTCTCATCCAACACTGTACTGGCACAAA ACAGCTTTGGTCCATCGACCTGCtgctttttcttcaaaaatgGTCCACTGAAGAAGGCCAATGTGATAAGCTACACATACACCAGCAGCCTGTGCTCAATGGATGGTGTGCT TGTCAAAATGAGGAATGGCGCTGAAATCTGTGTTGACCCTTCAATGAAGTGGGTGAAGAAAATCATTGAGGAAAAGCCGATGATGCCATAG
- the stum gene encoding protein stum homolog isoform X1, protein MAQKEGAAEQGRVKTDDSLGAKAMVGAPTAGGGVVVEVREKKGPLRAAIPTMPFPLAVICLFLNTFIPGLGTFISAFSVLCGAHCDLISERGVCCVFWLNVAAALIQILTAVIMVGWIMSIFWGMDMVILAISDGCRDQGVPQDV, encoded by the exons ATGGCACAGAAGGAGGGAGCAGCCGAGCAGGGCCGTGTAAAAACAGATGACAGCCTTGGGGCTAAAGCCATGGTTGGAGCCCCCACGGCAGGTGGAGGTGTGGTGGTGGAGGTGCGGGAGAAGAAGGGTCCTCTACGAGCGGCAATACCCACAATGCCATTCCCTCTGGCGGTTATCTGTCTTTTCCTGAACACCTTCATACCTGGACTGG GTACCTTCATCTCAGCCTTCTCTGTTCTGTGTGGAGCTCACTGTGATCTGATCTCAGAGCGAGGTGTGTGCTGTGTGTTCTGGCTCAACGTGGCAGCGGCTCTCATTCAGATCCTGACCGCCGTCATCATGGTGGGGTGGATCATGAGCATCTTCTGGGGAATGGACATGGTCATCCTCGCAA TTTCTGATG GCTGCAGAGATCAGGGAGTCCCTCAGGACGTCTGA